Genomic segment of Arctopsyche grandis isolate Sample6627 chromosome 3, ASM5162203v2, whole genome shotgun sequence:
TAATCGataacttaaatacatataaaatagtaGGTGGACTGGTGCTACTTTCAACTTTAATTATTGTAcagtaatattttttctatttttaatttcattggatattaaaaataaagaggCAAGTTATGGATGATGAGTTATTCCAAAGAAAATCGACATGTACttactttataaataaaaaaaaataaaaccaaaggCTTCGCTTAGCTATTATGTCTCCAATCAGTCCACTAAACTTATTTCCTCTGATTTGACGTGTGTAACGTGACATGACGCACGAAAAGTTGCAAGACACCAACCAGTTCCCGTGTAATCTGTCAAAACTCTAAAGCGCATGCGCTCAAGCTGCACGAAGATTGAACAAGTGGAGACAGCTATCAATTTCAAGTGTTTCTACATAGTTTAAGTAACCTGTTTTCTAATATTTCCACTGAGACggtgtattgtataaaattcacATGCATGTTGACAGGTGATAACGCTCCACCATCTCCCACAACCAGTAAACCAACGACCCTTGACACACGAACAACAGGGTATATACTCAATTATTTATAGTAGCTGGTCATATAACACATACTTAAATTACATGAattgttttgatttgttttaagGAGATCCGACAAATGCGCGTTGCCAGCTTATCCAGAAAATGGTAAATATAAGGTTGGAAATCAAGAGATGCCTCCTGGAGCACTGGTTGATCCATTcacaattgtaatatatacgTGTAATCCTGGCTTCGGTCTACATGGACCCAGCAATATATTTTGTGAAGAAGGTGGAAAATGGAGCGATGAAGTGCAGTGTGTCAGTGAGTTTTAATCCTACATTTTGTAGATGTAACGTCAAAACGATCAAAGACTAAATGTTCCTGATAAAATATTCACGAAACTTTGAAATTCTTACAGAATTCTGTGCGCCGCTTGAGTCGTCGACAGTTGACTTCAAATGTTTGTATAGAGGTGAATTTATTGATTGCAATAATACATTGCCAGATCGAACAACTGTCACCACAATATGCAAGGAATACCACGTGCCTACATTCGAACGAAATTTGATAGTGTTGTCGTGCAAAAACGGCGTATGGGACAACCGAACTCCAAAATGCAGACCAGGTGCTGATTAATTTCGAGCTTTTTTATTTagacacatatttatataaatgtttgaCAAATACGCATATGTCTTTGACAGATTGTGGGCAGATAGTAGAGGGTGCTGGAAATGTATTAGGTGGCCGAGCAGAGATTGTTGGTGGGTCGCCTTGGCACGTCGGCATCTATAGCTACGGCACGGATGAAGTTTTCTCTCAAATTTGCGGTGGAACAATTATCAGCAGAAAGATTGTCATCAGCGGtatgtaattttgaatttgaaccCAAAGATGTATTAGTAATTGCTTTATTGCATGTCGGTTAAATAGTCTCAAACTAAAAGTAACCACAAACGTAGAAATTCATCGGCAAACTCTACATAAATgctttatttcttaaaaatttattgtattagagaatattttcaaaaacaaaaaaaaaacgatagtaAAAGATTATATACTTCATTGTTACATACGCACATAATTGTAACTTGAATCATCTGTTTGATTGTGTTGTGTTTTGAACATATGCTTTGAACATatttgccagcagcatagctcgatcgttaagcttctgcttagcgtcgagaggttcgatcccatgagctgacctcgattgaaaatatttttctgagtatatctgttgtgctgctggtcagacctggatatttgatattattaacgATTTGATAAATTTGCTTACTCGATTCgtttgttatatataatataatagttattgagagtctaattataatataattttcatttcaaacgaAGCTGCTCATTGTTTCGACATCGGTGGATTGATTCAGAATGCTCAAAATTATGCTGTTGCTGCTGGAAAATACTACAGAGATTGGATACATGAGATCGACGACAACGCGTCGTATAAGCAAATATCtgacgtaaataattaaaagtgtGTCAAATGCTTTACAATTTGTTTGTTTGCCGTGTataattttcagttataattcCAGATTGAGACGATTAAAGTCCCGGTCAGATACGGCGGCCACAAATACAGCCTGCAAGAAGATCTCGCCGTTTTGATTCTCAAGACTCCATTCGACTTTCACAATATGGTGCatgccatttgcatcgatcttATCGATCAAGGCTTCAACAACCTACAGCTCTTACCTGGAAACGTGGGAAAAGTGTGTAAAGCTGAATTCATATTTGTATGCATTGAAAGTTCATTACCGGTTTGCCGGTAAATTTACCGGCAGGTAAACCGGtaaatactaaattaaataCCGAATTTAGACTACAAAATTACATGGAAGTTTGTTGGACGCCAATGAACTTTATAGTAAAAAAGgttcaataatatgtatatttacttgaTTTTCatgttatgaaaaaaattgtttttttctaaagactttttttatatagaaaactagttgctttacccggcttcgctcagtatttaaatttgactcttatccgatcgttttcatactttgccatattgctcatgttggtcatcaatataagtaaatggatcctccgccattacgatggtgcaaaaatatcgtgtaagacgcgtttgaaatttgaatttctaaaaagtgattgacgtctatccagtttttagttttaaacatagatggcggtagtaaaataaaattattggtatttttacaaacctcctttacgtttcccttattattcaatttatttgaatcgaaaaaaaatataaattcaaccaATTAAATCGacatagaaactgacttgtttCCGATGCCCAACCAACGATACTTACAAAgtcactttcgaaattatatattagactagttgttttacccggcttcgctcagtatttgtaatataaacagcttaaacatggtgaatctaatagtaaatatatatattttttttatttaatttatttgaatcgaaaaaaatatatatcgaatcgtcatagaaactgttttTTTTACGAAGTTCCCCCTCGGCGAATGCCCCCAGCGCGTCACCGGGGACATTCGCCTCCAGCACCCCTCGggtcttcgcccccggcgccccccgtcCCCCGTCCACATAtcatgaaaattttgatttgttttcgaagttcccaaccgaATCCTAACCaataatacttacaaagtctctttcgaaaaaatatatattagattatcagctataaacaaatatttggcGAATTATCTCATTAACAGATGTCTAACGAAGACTAGGTTTGTTAATCTGTAAATAGATTTGTTCATTATTTAACAGGTCGTTGGTTGGGGTGTGACCGAAGCAGGAAATACTAACTCTGCATCGCCTCAATTAAAATTGGCAGAAGTACCGGTGGTGGAATACGACAAGTGTATAGATGGGATACCGGAGGAGTTCAAAAAGTATATAACTTCAGACAAATTCTGTGCCGGCTTCTTGGATAGAGGCAAGTACATAACTACTTATCGTAGTCCCGACATATCACAAGTCAATCTGAATTTCAGGTTCTTTTTTCTGAATTTTGGATGTTGGGACTATGAAGCAATATGAACCTAGTGTGTTTCTAGTTGTTGATGTGACTGATTTTTTTGTGCAGGTACGACAGTATGCAGTGGTGACAGTGGCGGAGGCATAGTCTTTAACACTACTGAAAAAGGTGTCACAAGATGGTATATCAGGGGTGTAGTCAGTGCTGGAGCTCTTGACGATACCAGAACAACCTGTCGACCCAATTCCTAtacaatatttactattatatataaGCATCGAAATTTCTTAAgcactttaataaataaatatgaataatatcaCCCATCACATGTTTCATCGATTCAAACAAATCCATCTTAGTtccaatatgaatattttaaacagtatggatgtatgtatgtacgtatgtttcatCGAATCACAAATCCTTCTTAGTTTTAATgagaacggtaacgggaacgggaacaagaacggtaatgggaacgggaacgggaagtgcatgcgttattgtggtattgcaacgtatgccggttcagctagtatttaataaaaattattaaatacaaaagataaaatTTCATCTCTCTCCAAAAAGTTATGAAATTCTGAATTTCCACAGTTGAGCACAATAATTCTGTATGTTTTCCAGCACATTCCGAATTTGAGATTCTGGATTTTCACATTATGTTGCAACTAAAACAAAGTTCAGGAGCAGACTCGATTCAATATAACATTATAAATGACTTTCAGCTGCAgtaaatgatattttaatttataaattactggAGCTGAAAATGTTAAgatattgtaacgtatactaaacagagccgccgagtaactgcgagcggattaagacgggtagacgtcctgagagaccgtgagaccggtgtaagtggttttagggattagcgacgagctaagtgcatgaaagctaaacaatgattgcacttctcataccgtgggaatacatatccgaatacgtgactatactgtaggtaaacagattagacgtcctgagagatctaccccttataaggcggtacgtaggcgatatcatgtcattctggacggagcagtgacagtacgtatatctccttaatcatcaataaatgctgtgaaacgactgttggcctttttcttggatcctccacccacccctacgcaacaatattaataaatcatcgGCGCAGAATTTTCGTCCAACTAGAAGGGGTGTGGTTATAAatgtttagataaaaattatattctgttataaaataaagtaaaaataattataatgtttttttatttgaaaatttaagtcGGCCGACCTTTAGGACAACAAATTTAAGttgtattattacatatgtacatacatatgagccgtaatatttgaaattggtgGTAGTCCAATTTTGGGTTCcataaacac
This window contains:
- the LOC143909343 gene encoding modular serine protease-like gives rise to the protein MDRLKWNPRSIVKLVLLTSLLSPGPGFAAPQNDDRVYFGEPGSLITSRISDVDKSESPSCTLPAQPENGNYDMIGEKGSPGDKVQQTTLLVYHCNDKYELMARDSTFRGIVVCLNEGKWSHDIICKKTTGKITSNITDSCVLPEQPENGYYDVIGPTTPVTAGERVSTFTQIAYSCEDGYNLVGQGFVVCRKDGSWGEPVRCESDNAPPSPTTSKPTTLDTRTTGRSDKCALPAYPENGKYKVGNQEMPPGALVDPFTIVIYTCNPGFGLHGPSNIFCEEGGKWSDEVQCVKFCAPLESSTVDFKCLYRGEFIDCNNTLPDRTTVTTICKEYHVPTFERNLIVLSCKNGVWDNRTPKCRPDCGQIVEGAGNVLGGRAEIVGGSPWHVGIYSYGTDEVFSQICGGTIISRKIVISAAHCFDIGGLIQNAQNYAVAAGKYYRDWIHEIDDNASYKQISDIETIKVPVRYGGHKYSLQEDLAVLILKTPFDFHNMVHAICIDLIDQGFNNLQLLPGNVGKVVGWGVTEAGNTNSASPQLKLAEVPVVEYDKCIDGIPEEFKKYITSDKFCAGFLDRGTTVCSGDSGGGIVFNTTEKGVTRWYIRGVVSAGALDDTRTTCRPNSYTIFTIIYKHRNFLSTLINKYE